A portion of the Nitratidesulfovibrio termitidis HI1 genome contains these proteins:
- a CDS encoding ABC transporter ATP-binding protein, translating into MPVAVPAAPTAQQGHPGLAHVNLAVHPGDFVMLTGPSGAGKSTLLRLAVRLEEADAGQVRCGGRPVADIPPAELRRTLGFVQQTPTVGAGTVRDNLLLPFTFAANKELTPPDDAELAGWLARFRLAGVGLDATASALSVGQRQRVCIIRTMLLRPAALLMDEPTSALDPESSAVVEALTEELNEDGVTVLMVTHGAYRPVRRPWRDVRVQDCGVREIAVGHPGDADAAAMAAGGAA; encoded by the coding sequence GTGCCCGTCGCCGTTCCCGCCGCTCCCACCGCCCAGCAGGGTCACCCCGGCCTTGCCCACGTGAATCTTGCGGTGCACCCCGGCGATTTCGTGATGCTTACCGGGCCGTCGGGCGCGGGCAAATCCACCCTGCTGCGGCTTGCCGTGCGGCTGGAAGAAGCCGACGCCGGACAGGTCCGATGTGGGGGCCGACCGGTGGCGGACATTCCACCGGCGGAACTGCGCCGCACTTTGGGCTTCGTGCAGCAGACCCCCACGGTGGGCGCAGGCACGGTGCGCGACAACCTGTTGCTGCCGTTCACCTTTGCGGCCAACAAGGAATTGACCCCGCCGGACGACGCGGAACTGGCCGGGTGGCTGGCCCGTTTCCGGCTGGCCGGGGTGGGGCTGGACGCCACAGCCTCCGCGCTCAGCGTGGGGCAGCGCCAGCGGGTGTGCATCATTCGCACGATGCTGCTGCGCCCTGCCGCCCTGCTGATGGACGAACCCACCAGCGCGCTGGACCCGGAAAGCAGTGCGGTGGTGGAAGCCCTGACCGAGGAACTGAACGAGGACGGGGTGACCGTGCTCATGGTTACCCACGGGGCCTACCGCCCGGTGCGCCGCCCCTGGCGCGACGTGCGCGTGCAGGACTGCGGGGTGCGCGAAATAGCGGTAGGTCATCCCGGTGACGCGGATGCCGCCGCAATGGCCGCCGGGGGTGCCGCATGA